The following coding sequences are from one SAR86 cluster bacterium window:
- the wecB gene encoding UDP-N-acetylglucosamine 2-epimerase (non-hydrolyzing), translating into MAPLILNLKKEKYFKVKVCVTAQHRGMLDEVLNLFRIKPDYDLNLMKKNQSINDIASKIIKKIDNVLNLSKPDLVLVHGDTSTTLYSAIASFNKKIKIGHIEAGLRTFNLDFPWPEESNRQIVSKLSSFHFAPTKIAKQNLIQEGIKKKDVFVTGNTIIDSLLIASKLIDSKKALKKELENKFKFLKKEKKLILVTGHRRENFGKSLKNICLALKQLSKLDIEIIYPVHLNPKINIPVNNMLNNVKNIKLCSPLDYISFVYLMTKSYLIITDSGGIQEEAPTLGKPVLVTREVTERPEALEVGTVKLVGSNQDKIVSEATKLLNNKNEYNKISFKQNPYGDGKSSLRISKILKKI; encoded by the coding sequence ATGGCACCGTTGATTTTAAATCTCAAGAAAGAAAAATATTTTAAAGTAAAAGTTTGTGTGACAGCTCAACACAGAGGAATGCTGGATGAAGTGCTGAATTTGTTCAGAATAAAACCAGATTATGACCTAAATCTAATGAAAAAAAATCAATCCATTAACGATATTGCTTCGAAAATTATAAAAAAGATCGATAACGTTCTAAATTTGAGTAAGCCTGATTTAGTCTTGGTTCATGGAGACACATCAACAACTCTCTATTCAGCAATAGCAAGTTTTAATAAGAAGATTAAAATTGGTCATATTGAAGCTGGCCTAAGAACATTTAACTTAGATTTTCCTTGGCCTGAAGAGAGTAATAGGCAGATAGTAAGTAAACTTTCTTCTTTTCACTTTGCACCAACTAAAATTGCCAAACAAAATCTTATTCAAGAGGGAATAAAAAAAAAGGATGTTTTTGTTACTGGAAATACAATTATTGACTCTCTTTTAATTGCATCAAAATTGATAGATTCAAAAAAAGCTTTAAAAAAAGAGTTAGAAAATAAATTTAAATTCTTAAAAAAAGAAAAAAAATTAATTCTTGTTACAGGACATAGAAGAGAAAATTTTGGAAAAAGTTTGAAAAATATATGTTTAGCTTTGAAACAGCTTTCTAAATTAGATATTGAAATTATTTATCCTGTTCATTTGAATCCCAAAATAAATATTCCTGTGAATAACATGCTGAATAATGTAAAAAATATAAAATTATGTAGTCCTCTTGATTACATTTCTTTCGTATACCTTATGACAAAATCTTATCTAATAATAACGGATTCTGGTGGAATTCAGGAAGAGGCCCCAACTTTGGGGAAGCCTGTTTTAGTTACTAGAGAAGTTACCGAGAGGCCTGAAGCGCTTGAGGTAGGAACGGTCAAATTAGTGGGTTCTAATCAGGATAAGATAGTTTCGGAGGCGACTAAATTATTAAATAACAAAAATGAGTATAATAAAATTTCTTTTAAACAGAATCCTTACGGTGATGGTAAATCAAGCTTAAGGATATCAAAAATTTTAAAAAAAATATAA
- the gmd gene encoding GDP-mannose 4,6-dehydratase — MPKRAFITGITGQDGSYLAEFLLEKNYEVHAITRRVSVFTTQRIDHLLRHPNLFTYHGDLADSSNLHMLLSKIKPDEVYNLGAQSHVSVSFEVPEYTAEVDALGAIRLLNVLKDLGQTPRYYQASTSELFGGIPGTEPQNEDTPFSPRSPYGAAKLYAYWITKNYRESYGMFASNGILFNHESPRRGETFVTKKITKGVANIVKGNQRFITLGNLNAKRDWGYAKDYVESMWLMLQHERPDDFVIATGKSWSIREFVEMAFKSVDVEIEWEGEKEKEIGKNKLSGETIIKIDPKYYRPSEVDFLKGDASKALKSLGWKPKTSIKKLVKIMVDYDLKYDDYSGVE; from the coding sequence ATGCCAAAGAGAGCTTTCATCACGGGAATTACTGGTCAAGATGGTTCTTATCTTGCGGAATTTCTTTTGGAAAAGAATTATGAAGTACATGCCATAACAAGAAGGGTATCAGTTTTTACTACCCAAAGGATAGATCATTTATTGCGGCACCCAAATTTATTTACTTACCATGGAGACTTGGCTGATTCTAGCAATCTTCACATGCTTTTATCCAAAATTAAGCCCGATGAAGTTTATAATTTAGGTGCACAATCCCATGTTTCTGTGTCATTTGAAGTTCCTGAATATACTGCTGAAGTTGACGCACTAGGTGCAATTCGCTTATTAAATGTTTTAAAAGACTTAGGGCAAACCCCAAGATATTATCAAGCTTCTACATCTGAATTGTTTGGCGGTATCCCAGGAACAGAGCCTCAAAATGAAGATACACCGTTTTCTCCTAGATCTCCATACGGAGCTGCAAAATTATATGCCTATTGGATTACTAAAAATTACAGAGAGTCTTATGGTATGTTTGCAAGTAATGGAATTCTTTTTAATCATGAGTCGCCAAGAAGAGGAGAGACATTTGTTACAAAAAAAATTACTAAAGGAGTGGCAAATATTGTCAAAGGAAATCAACGATTTATAACATTAGGAAATTTAAATGCAAAGCGAGATTGGGGATACGCTAAAGACTATGTTGAGTCGATGTGGCTGATGCTTCAACATGAGAGACCCGACGATTTTGTCATAGCAACAGGAAAGTCTTGGAGTATCAGAGAATTCGTAGAGATGGCTTTTAAAAGCGTGGACGTAGAAATTGAATGGGAGGGAGAAAAAGAAAAAGAAATTGGAAAGAATAAACTCTCTGGAGAAACGATTATAAAAATTGATCCCAAATACTATAGACCATCAGAGGTAGACTTCCTCAAAGGAGATGCTTCAAAGGCTCTTAAATCTTTAGGATGGAAACCCAAAACATCTATTAAAAAATTAGTGAAAATTATGGTTGATTACGATCTTAAATATGATGATTACAGTGGGGTAGAATGA
- a CDS encoding dTDP-4-dehydrorhamnose 3,5-epimerase family protein encodes MKIDFDFRSSNLLEDVTIIYPSVHKEDRGSIWTSYLNKKIDKFLPDDLVFLHDKFSESKKNVLRGIHGDHKSWKLISCISGKIFQVIVDLRKSSSSFLKHETFRLNSNEKKMILIPPGMGNAFLTISENATYHYKLAYKGDYIDAADQFTVAWDDPRLNIDWPIKKPILSSRDLQINNGSN; translated from the coding sequence ATGAAAATTGATTTTGATTTTAGAAGTTCAAATCTTTTAGAGGACGTTACTATTATTTATCCTTCGGTTCACAAAGAAGATAGAGGCTCAATATGGACTTCTTATTTAAATAAAAAAATTGATAAATTTTTGCCTGATGATCTTGTTTTTCTTCATGATAAATTTTCAGAATCTAAGAAAAATGTTTTGAGAGGCATTCATGGAGATCATAAGTCTTGGAAATTAATTTCTTGTATTTCAGGAAAAATTTTTCAAGTCATTGTGGACTTAAGAAAATCTTCATCATCATTTTTAAAACATGAGACTTTTAGACTAAACTCGAATGAAAAAAAAATGATCTTAATTCCTCCTGGAATGGGTAATGCATTTTTAACTATAAGTGAAAATGCTACATATCATTATAAGCTAGCATACAAAGGAGATTATATAGATGCAGCAGATCAATTTACCGTTGCTTGGGACGATCCAAGATTGAACATTGATTGGCCCATAAAAAAACCTATTTTATCTAGCAGAGACTTGCAAATTAACAATGGAAGTAATTAA
- a CDS encoding DegT/DnrJ/EryC1/StrS family aminotransferase encodes MPKEFIMQMRPLFGKEEKKALSDYMEEDGFLTEYKRTEIFESMIAKFTSSKHCIVVNNGTISLTLSALALGLKANDEIIIPNFTMVATPNSIQMFGAKPVFVDVERETLCLDLEKAKKVLTNKTRAIILVSANGRYPEYGIDNLLKFADENNLFIIEDAAQSLGSYYPDGRHIGTVGDIGSFSFSAPKIISTGQGGAIVTNSDKLSKKLRKLKDFGRTSGGNDIHDEIGYNFKFTELQACIGIEQMKKLPKRMERKKEIWKIYKEELKTLKQLQLFDHNLKHTTPWFIDSLVENREELIQYLKLNNIGTRVMYPPLNKQKAYNIDLDAPVCDEVDRKGLWLPSSVQLTNEEIFYISDTIKAFY; translated from the coding sequence ATGCCTAAAGAATTCATTATGCAAATGCGACCCCTTTTTGGCAAAGAGGAAAAAAAAGCACTTTCGGATTATATGGAAGAAGATGGATTTTTGACTGAGTACAAAAGGACGGAGATATTTGAGTCAATGATTGCTAAGTTTACATCTTCAAAACATTGCATCGTTGTTAATAATGGAACAATAAGTCTAACTCTTTCTGCTTTGGCATTAGGACTGAAGGCTAATGATGAAATTATAATTCCCAATTTTACAATGGTTGCAACGCCTAATTCAATACAGATGTTTGGTGCAAAGCCAGTATTTGTGGATGTTGAAAGAGAAACTCTTTGTCTAGATTTAGAAAAAGCTAAAAAAGTCTTAACAAATAAAACTAGGGCAATAATTTTAGTTTCTGCAAATGGAAGATATCCTGAATACGGTATTGATAATTTACTTAAATTTGCTGACGAAAATAATTTATTTATTATCGAAGATGCTGCTCAGTCGTTAGGATCTTATTATCCTGATGGACGACATATTGGAACAGTTGGCGACATTGGTAGTTTTTCTTTTTCTGCGCCTAAGATAATTTCAACCGGGCAAGGAGGAGCAATAGTAACCAATTCTGATAAATTATCTAAAAAGCTCAGAAAACTTAAAGATTTTGGAAGAACCTCTGGGGGAAACGATATTCATGATGAGATTGGTTACAATTTCAAATTTACCGAGCTCCAAGCTTGTATTGGAATAGAGCAAATGAAAAAGTTACCGAAAAGAATGGAGAGAAAAAAAGAGATTTGGAAAATATATAAAGAAGAATTAAAAACTTTAAAACAATTACAGTTATTTGATCATAACTTAAAACATACAACACCTTGGTTTATAGACTCTCTAGTTGAAAATAGAGAAGAACTTATTCAATATTTAAAATTAAACAATATTGGAACCAGGGTGATGTACCCACCTTTAAATAAGCAAAAAGCCTACAATATTGATTTGGATGCTCCTGTCTGCGACGAAGTTGATCGAAAGGGGCTTTGGCTACCCTCTAGCGTTCAATTAACAAATGAAGAAATTTTTTATATTTCCGATACCATTAAAGCCTTTTATTAA
- a CDS encoding nucleotide sugar dehydrogenase: MKINCIGLGYVGLPTSLLLADKNFDVIGVDSNEKKIKEINSHNLFLNEIELQNLYLKVIKKNNFRAQSSPEAGDVFFIVVPTPVNPDKSYDLSFLNSAVDSVIPFLKKGNILVIESTVPVKTTQLISEKIFKERKDLKNEIYVAYCPERVLPGNTLHELKNNDRVIGGIDEISTQKVINFYKKFVDGNLYEADSFTAELCKLAENSFRDNQIAFANELSIICDELNVNVNNLIKIANKHPRVNILKPGTGVGGHCIAVDPWFLISDFPDKTNLIKKSREVNDFKTEWCIEKAISTIKEYFEINKKYPLVSCMGITYKKDSDDMRESPSLKIAKNLINQTEFETLICEPNLKSHVDFELSDHEKAYFNADIVIWLVNHKEFESIKKIEGKKELDFCGLN; the protein is encoded by the coding sequence ATGAAAATTAATTGTATTGGTCTTGGTTATGTTGGGTTACCGACTTCTCTACTATTAGCCGACAAAAATTTTGATGTTATTGGTGTAGACAGCAATGAAAAAAAAATAAAAGAAATAAATTCACACAATTTATTTCTAAATGAAATTGAATTACAAAATCTTTATTTAAAGGTAATCAAAAAAAATAATTTTAGAGCACAATCTTCACCAGAAGCAGGCGACGTTTTTTTTATTGTAGTGCCAACCCCAGTCAACCCAGATAAGTCCTATGATTTATCGTTTCTAAATTCTGCAGTTGATTCAGTAATTCCTTTTTTAAAAAAAGGCAACATCTTAGTAATTGAATCAACAGTACCTGTAAAAACAACTCAATTAATTTCAGAAAAGATTTTTAAAGAAAGAAAAGACTTAAAAAATGAAATTTATGTTGCTTACTGTCCCGAAAGAGTATTACCTGGAAATACTTTGCATGAATTAAAAAACAATGACAGAGTGATTGGAGGTATAGATGAAATTTCAACTCAAAAAGTTATTAATTTTTACAAAAAATTTGTAGACGGAAATTTGTATGAAGCTGACTCTTTTACTGCGGAACTCTGTAAACTTGCAGAAAATTCTTTCAGAGATAATCAAATTGCTTTTGCAAATGAATTATCTATCATCTGTGATGAATTGAACGTCAATGTAAATAATTTAATTAAAATAGCTAATAAACATCCAAGAGTAAATATTTTAAAACCCGGTACGGGAGTTGGTGGACATTGTATAGCTGTTGATCCTTGGTTTTTGATTTCAGATTTCCCCGATAAAACAAATCTTATTAAAAAATCTAGAGAGGTAAATGATTTCAAAACAGAATGGTGTATAGAAAAAGCTATATCTACTATAAAAGAGTATTTTGAAATTAATAAAAAATATCCACTAGTTTCATGTATGGGAATTACATATAAGAAAGATTCAGATGACATGAGAGAATCTCCGTCTTTAAAAATTGCAAAAAATTTAATTAATCAAACTGAGTTTGAGACTTTAATTTGTGAGCCTAATTTAAAAAGTCATGTTGATTTTGAACTTTCAGATCACGAAAAAGCTTACTTTAATGCTGACATCGTCATATGGTTGGTAAATCATAAAGAGTTCGAATCAATAAAAAAAATTGAAGGGAAAAAAGAACTAGATTTTTGTGGTTTGAATTAA
- a CDS encoding oligosaccharide flippase family protein yields the protein MIKILNFFKIKLGNSPFIKNTLIVTFGTGIAQLFPMISYPFLARIFSPSEFGLLAIITSLVPIIAVISSGAYEGGILLSKSKRASINLSAYILIRSFIILSFFTLLIILFNKNISEILNEPLLTTWIFSVPIISLGAVIFNISNEWNVKYKYFSALSFNKAFYTVTNVIFKLIVGLFSAIKFGGLILGDLFGKLFMIFYCFFMLRSLDGNSFKSINFKDIRQSPELVYDFPKFVMPDQIISNLGGSIHIFFISSYFGSAQVGLVSIVSSLLYAPITIFSSAIKDVFRQRAIEEFEVSKNCRPLYFKLLIPIVAIATIGFSFLYLILPSFFRIFFGQEWEDAGKYGQILIPLFCFSFISMSLKDVFVVVKKMHIALIWQVFYIVILVCSLIVGTMYFSDLNVTLHLMTLAGSISHILYMVLSYYYAKE from the coding sequence ATGATAAAAATTCTAAATTTTTTTAAGATTAAACTTGGCAACAGTCCTTTTATAAAAAATACTTTAATAGTCACTTTTGGCACTGGAATTGCTCAATTGTTTCCAATGATATCTTATCCATTTTTAGCAAGGATTTTTTCTCCTTCAGAATTTGGTCTTCTAGCAATTATCACTTCATTAGTACCAATTATCGCAGTCATATCTAGTGGGGCTTATGAAGGAGGAATTTTATTGTCGAAATCTAAAAGGGCGTCAATAAATCTTTCGGCCTATATTTTAATCAGATCATTTATAATTTTATCTTTCTTCACTTTACTAATTATTCTGTTCAACAAAAATATTTCGGAAATTTTAAACGAGCCACTTTTAACAACTTGGATTTTCTCTGTTCCAATAATATCTTTGGGGGCCGTTATATTTAATATCTCAAATGAGTGGAATGTTAAGTATAAATATTTTTCAGCTTTGAGTTTTAATAAGGCTTTTTATACTGTGACTAATGTAATTTTTAAACTTATCGTTGGATTGTTTTCAGCTATAAAATTTGGGGGGCTTATTCTTGGAGATCTTTTTGGAAAGCTTTTCATGATCTTTTATTGTTTTTTTATGCTAAGGAGCCTTGATGGAAATTCTTTTAAGTCAATTAATTTCAAAGATATAAGACAGTCACCTGAGTTAGTTTATGATTTTCCAAAATTTGTTATGCCGGATCAAATAATAAGCAACTTAGGCGGTTCTATACATATTTTTTTTATAAGTTCCTATTTTGGAAGCGCTCAAGTTGGATTAGTTTCTATTGTCTCTTCATTATTGTATGCACCCATAACAATTTTTAGTTCGGCTATTAAAGATGTATTTAGACAAAGAGCAATTGAGGAATTTGAAGTCTCTAAAAATTGCAGACCTTTATATTTTAAACTTTTAATTCCTATAGTTGCTATTGCTACTATAGGTTTCAGTTTTTTATACTTGATACTACCGAGTTTTTTTAGAATTTTTTTTGGACAGGAATGGGAAGATGCAGGAAAATATGGCCAAATTCTCATTCCTTTATTTTGTTTTAGTTTTATAAGCATGTCATTGAAAGATGTTTTTGTTGTGGTAAAAAAAATGCATATTGCTTTAATTTGGCAAGTTTTTTATATAGTCATATTGGTTTGCTCTTTGATTGTTGGAACTATGTATTTTTCAGATCTAAATGTAACTTTACATTTGATGACACTCGCAGGAAGTATTTCGCATATTCTTTATATGGTTCTTTCTTACTATTATGCGAAAGAGTAG
- a CDS encoding glycosyltransferase, whose amino-acid sequence MKICHVISGYFRNDARVFHRQCKSLQKQNNEVVILSNDGGRNEKLDGIEIFSCNVFLKKRIFVLLFATFQFFFSAKKINADIYQFHSPELIFLGLYFKLIGKKIIYDAHEDLPRHILEKEWLLWMPTFLRKFISLATEQYLFWALKKYDRVITPHHHVLELFKKNGIECTLVANFPIIKNKKNFLLDDYLIRKKVICYTGTVYSYSNQEEILEAISDLKDVRYKIVGFFDEAHLNSLSSHKAFNQLDFSERIPWERLSEFYEMTSVGIVVYDYKLNLGGNLGSYGSNKLFEYMEAGLPLVCTDYKLWKEIIDEYKCGIYVKPGNVSEIKNAISFLLENKELAYKYGQNGRRAVEEKFNWSLHQKEYLKIFQNI is encoded by the coding sequence TTGAAAATTTGTCATGTAATAAGTGGTTACTTTAGAAACGATGCAAGGGTCTTTCACAGGCAATGTAAGTCGTTGCAGAAACAAAATAATGAAGTCGTTATCTTGTCAAATGATGGGGGAAGAAACGAAAAATTAGATGGAATAGAAATCTTTTCCTGTAATGTTTTTTTAAAAAAAAGAATTTTTGTACTTTTGTTTGCAACTTTTCAATTTTTTTTCAGTGCAAAAAAAATAAATGCTGATATTTATCAATTTCACTCACCTGAATTAATATTTTTAGGTTTATATTTTAAATTGATTGGGAAAAAGATTATTTACGACGCTCATGAAGATTTACCAAGGCATATATTAGAAAAAGAATGGCTACTTTGGATGCCTACTTTCTTAAGAAAATTTATATCATTAGCAACTGAACAATATCTTTTTTGGGCATTAAAAAAATATGATCGAGTAATTACGCCCCATCATCATGTATTGGAGTTATTTAAAAAAAATGGTATCGAATGTACATTAGTTGCAAATTTTCCAATTATTAAAAATAAAAAAAATTTTTTACTAGATGATTATCTAATCAGAAAAAAAGTAATTTGTTATACAGGAACTGTTTATTCTTATAGTAATCAAGAAGAAATATTAGAAGCAATCTCAGATTTAAAGGATGTAAGATACAAAATAGTAGGGTTTTTTGATGAAGCTCATTTAAATTCTCTTTCGTCTCATAAAGCCTTCAATCAGTTAGACTTTTCTGAAAGGATTCCTTGGGAGAGATTGAGTGAATTTTATGAAATGACTTCAGTTGGAATAGTAGTTTACGACTACAAACTTAATTTAGGAGGAAATTTGGGATCTTACGGCTCAAACAAATTGTTTGAATATATGGAAGCTGGACTTCCTCTTGTTTGTACTGACTATAAGCTTTGGAAGGAAATAATAGATGAATATAAATGCGGAATATATGTAAAACCTGGAAATGTGAGTGAAATAAAAAACGCAATTAGTTTTCTTTTAGAAAATAAAGAGTTAGCCTATAAATATGGACAAAATGGTAGAAGAGCTGTTGAAGAAAAATTTAACTGGTCATTACATCAAAAAGAATACTTAAAAATTTTTCAGAATATTTAA
- the hisH gene encoding imidazole glycerol phosphate synthase subunit HisH: MSKNYKIVIIDYGMGNTGSIKNMLSFLGFDSQVSNEAKIINEADFLILPGVGKFDRAMQNINDLNLADTISEAVVEKRIPTLGICLGMQLMCLSSEEGNEKGLGLVNYYVKQFKFNNRSNLKIPHMGWNFLKKTNNGLLFKSQEENQRFYFVHSFYLEDSDLPYKTSITRYGIDFISSFEKDNLFGVQFHPEKSHSYGKNLFKNFLNYYDRVL, encoded by the coding sequence TTGAGCAAAAATTATAAAATAGTAATAATTGATTATGGTATGGGAAATACTGGTTCAATTAAAAATATGCTTTCTTTTCTGGGATTCGACTCTCAAGTTTCTAATGAAGCAAAAATAATAAATGAAGCAGATTTTTTGATTCTTCCTGGAGTTGGAAAATTTGATAGAGCTATGCAGAATATAAATGATTTAAACCTAGCAGATACAATTAGTGAAGCCGTAGTTGAAAAAAGAATACCTACCCTAGGTATTTGCTTGGGCATGCAATTGATGTGTCTTTCAAGCGAGGAAGGAAATGAAAAAGGATTAGGGTTGGTAAATTATTATGTTAAACAATTTAAATTTAATAATAGATCGAATCTCAAAATTCCTCATATGGGTTGGAATTTTTTAAAAAAAACTAACAATGGCTTACTATTCAAATCTCAAGAAGAAAATCAAAGATTTTATTTTGTTCATTCATTTTATTTGGAAGATTCAGATTTACCTTATAAAACATCTATAACAAGATATGGGATAGATTTTATTTCTTCTTTTGAGAAAGATAATTTATTTGGTGTGCAGTTTCACCCAGAAAAAAGTCATAGCTACGGTAAAAATTTATTCAAAAATTTCTTGAATTATTATGACAGGGTTTTATAG
- a CDS encoding AglZ/HisF2 family acetamidino modification protein produces the protein MTGFYRIIPTLLLKDKGVVKTTKFKNPKYIGDPINIVKILNEKEADELCILNIDRSRHDDEPDYRHLEEIVSEAFMPVAYGGGIKKIGEVEQLFKIGIEKVIINTHLFGNFKFIKELSEIFGSQSIVACVDTKKNLFGKYSIYSNSGTKKTKINLDQYIDSIQKNGAGELILNSIDNDGMMKGYDIQIANMVNSKISIPFILLGGAGNKKDLISGINAGASGVSAGSLFVYQGKHKAVLVSYIKNEDLFF, from the coding sequence ATGACAGGGTTTTATAGGATCATTCCCACCTTGCTCTTAAAAGACAAAGGAGTAGTTAAGACAACAAAATTTAAAAACCCTAAGTATATTGGCGACCCTATAAATATTGTAAAAATTTTAAATGAAAAAGAAGCAGACGAGCTTTGTATTCTAAATATAGACAGATCAAGACATGATGACGAACCAGATTATCGTCATTTAGAAGAAATAGTCTCCGAGGCTTTTATGCCTGTTGCTTATGGTGGGGGAATTAAAAAAATAGGAGAAGTAGAGCAACTATTCAAAATAGGAATAGAAAAAGTAATCATAAACACACATCTATTTGGAAATTTTAAGTTTATAAAAGAACTTTCCGAAATTTTCGGTAGCCAATCTATTGTTGCATGTGTTGATACAAAAAAAAATTTATTTGGAAAATACTCGATTTATAGTAATTCAGGTACAAAAAAAACTAAGATAAACTTAGATCAGTACATAGATTCTATACAAAAAAATGGCGCTGGAGAACTTATTTTAAATAGTATTGATAATGATGGAATGATGAAAGGATATGATATTCAAATAGCAAATATGGTTAACTCTAAAATAAGTATCCCGTTTATATTGCTCGGAGGGGCAGGGAACAAAAAAGACTTAATCAGCGGAATAAATGCGGGAGCTTCTGGAGTTTCTGCAGGATCACTTTTTGTGTATCAAGGAAAACATAAAGCTGTTTTAGTAAGTTATATAAAAAACGAAGATTTATTTTTTTGA
- a CDS encoding N-acetyl sugar amidotransferase, translating into MKVTFKNPKICSKCVMDSTALEIKFDNNGVCSFCKEYDIRSSKDLHESPEDSKKLEDFLKQIKQKRKNFEYDCIIGVSGGVDSSYVAYLLKKVHGLNPLAVHLDNGWNSELAVSNVENIMKILEIDLITHVLDWNEFRDIQISFLKSSISNIEMPTDHAIWAILIKTAAKMKIPYIIAGNNVVTESTMPYSWLYQSKDSRIIKSIHKKFGSNIRKTYPSLSTFDYIYFLLVKRIRWIPILNYIKYNKIEAKNKLIEELGWKDYGGKHYESIFTRFFHSNYLLKKFGYDLRKPYLSAEICSGQLSRKDALKELSSPPLDENQMRLDKDYISKKLALSEVEFEMIINKQNKSFRDYPNSNFLWSNFSYFISKARNFITKI; encoded by the coding sequence ATGAAAGTAACATTTAAAAATCCAAAAATTTGCTCAAAGTGTGTGATGGATTCTACCGCTTTAGAAATTAAGTTTGATAACAATGGAGTTTGTTCTTTTTGTAAAGAATACGATATTAGATCTTCCAAGGATTTGCATGAAAGCCCTGAAGATTCTAAAAAACTAGAAGATTTTTTAAAACAAATAAAACAGAAGAGAAAAAATTTTGAATATGATTGTATTATTGGAGTCAGTGGAGGGGTTGACAGTTCTTACGTTGCCTATCTTCTTAAAAAAGTACATGGACTAAACCCACTTGCCGTTCATTTAGATAATGGCTGGAATTCAGAGTTAGCCGTTTCAAATGTAGAAAATATTATGAAAATTTTAGAAATTGATTTAATTACACATGTTTTAGACTGGAATGAATTTAGAGACATACAAATTTCTTTTTTAAAGTCATCTATTTCAAATATTGAAATGCCTACTGACCATGCAATTTGGGCAATTCTTATAAAAACTGCGGCAAAAATGAAAATACCCTATATTATTGCTGGAAATAATGTTGTCACTGAATCTACAATGCCTTACTCTTGGTTGTATCAGTCAAAAGACTCAAGGATTATAAAATCAATCCACAAAAAATTTGGATCAAACATAAGAAAAACTTATCCGTCCTTATCAACTTTCGATTACATTTATTTTCTTCTAGTTAAAAGAATAAGATGGATTCCCATACTAAACTATATAAAGTACAACAAAATTGAAGCAAAGAATAAGTTGATTGAAGAGCTTGGATGGAAAGATTATGGAGGAAAACATTATGAGTCAATATTCACTAGATTTTTTCATTCAAATTATCTATTAAAAAAATTTGGATATGATTTAAGAAAGCCCTATCTATCTGCAGAAATATGCTCTGGGCAGCTATCTAGAAAGGACGCTTTAAAGGAGTTATCCTCTCCACCTTTGGATGAGAATCAAATGAGGCTAGACAAAGATTATATTTCAAAGAAATTAGCTTTAAGTGAAGTAGAATTTGAAATGATTATAAATAAACAAAATAAAAGTTTTAGAGATTATCCAAATTCCAATTTCTTATGGAGTAATTTCTCCTATTTTATCTCAAAGGCAAGAAATTTTATTACTAAAATTTGA